One Vanessa atalanta chromosome 8, ilVanAtal1.2, whole genome shotgun sequence genomic window carries:
- the LOC125065919 gene encoding protein I'm not dead yet-like: MGAITSQFARKDPRKPVKGLRPRFKNIALIHFRGIFGCLVPIILLAWQPEKGKHDITVRCLWIWMFWFFLLQPVNIPVTGFIPMFLLPMAGVMSTVDTCKCYFNDNIGLHILAGMLHLLVNGCGLDRRIILSLLCSGDACQFSGKRMVLKASTAAFFLSIISNRLIVTSTITQFLTPAYLNLQSATARYRKTEPDYDNMRYIVLNAVQTASAIGSTAILHAALTTVTMRAIWSTNPGNNAEYPDIFNYLQYTCFAFPMAFTMFLFNFLYHMLLINSVIGKPMSGNSMTEMRNMLLNHKNALPPEQSYEKVCLFFYMAFLAVCFFRWSDWLDMGWSSFRTVIPEIPLIKDATVAAMFVVGLHVLPRSITFWKYLTAKNRTELGVLKPESAILWWRFVDKNTIYGYIILIGGGVALNSAIRISSLNNLVTSEYGHSITNLSWNTSIFVVCLISIILANIMSGVAACCIFLPFVLNMALETAGGNWPKNVYLGAVAVGIGTSMGFMSPFLYTPAYFCHYTGKVPIKRMIKYSIGSAIICCVTLWLALCFWGPFIWDSEKGITIYTFGQEAETTTAAAEPPEG; encoded by the exons atgggagC aatAACATCAcaatt CGCGAGAAAGGATCCACGTAAGCCTGTAAAGGGATTACGTCCGAGATTTAAGAATATTGCCTTGATACATTTTAGAGGAATTTTTGGTTGTCTCGTACCGATTATCCTCTTGGCTTGGCAACCAGAAAAAGGAAAG cATGATATTACGGTTAGATGTCTCTGGATTTGGATGTTTTGGTTTTTCTTGCTACAGCCAGTTAATATTCCGGTCACAGGCTTTATACCGATGTTTCTGTTACCAATGGCCGGAGTCATGTCTACAGTGGATACTtgcaaatgttattttaat GATAATATAGGTTTACATATATTAGCTGGTATGCTGCATTTATTGGTAAACGGATGTGGTCTCGATCGACGTATTATTCTATCGTTACTTTGTTCTGGTGACGCTTGTCAATTTTCTGGAAAAAG GATGGTTTTAAAAGCTAGCACAGCTGCCTTTTTTCTCTCAATAATATCGAATAGATTAATAGTGACGTCGACAATAACACAGTTTTTGACACCGgcgtatttaaatttacag AGTGCCACAGCTAGATATAGAAAGACAGAACCAGATTACGATAATATgagatatattgttttaaatgcaGTACAAACAGCATCAGCTATtg GCAGTACAGCGATTTTACATGCGGCCTTAACAACTGTAACAATGCGAGCCATTTGGTCCAC GAATCCTGGTAATAACGCCGAGTAtccagatatatttaattatttgcaataCACTTGTTTTGCATTTCCGATGGCttttacgatgtttttattcaactttttaTACCATATGTTGCTCATTAatag TGTAATTGGAAAACCGATGAGCGGAAACAGTATGACCGAAATGAGAAACATGTTATTAAATCACAAAAATGCTTTGCCCCCAGAGCAGAGTTACGAAAAG GTATGCTTGTTCTTCTATATGGCTTTCTTGGCCGTATGTTTCTTTCGATGGAGTGATTGGTTGGATATGGGCTGGTCGTCGTTCAGGACGGTGATACCAGAAATACCAtt AATTAAGGACGCTACTGTCGCTGCAATGTTTGTAGTAGGTCTACATGTTCTACCCAGATCAATTACGTTTTGGAAATATTTGACCGCTAAAA ATAGAACAGAACTTGGCGTTCTCAAGCCGGAGTCTGCAATATTGTGGTGGCGTTTTGTGGATAAGAATACTATTTATGGTTACATTATACTgattg GTGGTGGTGTAGCGTTGAATTCTGCAATTCGTATCAGTTCTCTGAATAATTTGGTAACGTCAGAATATGGACATAGTATCACGAACCTATCTTGGAATACTTCGATTTTCGTAGTATGTTTAATATCCATTATACTTGCGAATATAATGTCTGGAGTGGCTGCTTGTTGTATCTTTTTGCCGTTTGTGCTGAACATG gCTCTAGAAACCGCAGGTGGGAATTGGCCTAAGAATGTATATTTGGGTGCAGTGGCTGTAGGTATCGGTACTTCGATGGGCTTCATGTCTCCGTTTCTTTATACTCCTGCGTATTTCTGCCATTACACAGGAAAAGTTCCAATTAAACGAAtg ataaaatattcaattggcAGCGCAATAATATGCTGCGTTACACTATGGCTGGCATTGTGCTTTTGGGGTCCATTCATATGGGACTCTGAGAAGGGGATAACAATTTATACTTTTGGCCAAGAAGCAGAAACAACAACAGCAGCAGCTGAACCGCCCGAGGGTTAA
- the LOC125065656 gene encoding uncharacterized protein LOC125065656 codes for MWGGGAQCVHASLPRGARAQPAPTLSGAIASRRPPRPTPPSPTLVAQIDSSVACLWLLTPLSAGTAVIAIIVAVTTNNWLHTQENMLNPAFNGTGKHELVAKHTVSGLWRICHTDPGSTEFRCLDIPYFPLSQYAPDLSDSTNAIPYVVTRSAVPLLLAVFTQAVGGLCCVLGHCVKGRRLCTFIAGVLFIISGLIMLTGIVMYISVFKSQVGHKLRYMTFFDTPRMSYSYGYSFGLYLSGFVAAELAGTSAIFLFLQWYQKDWITELTEKAKADCRAWDREYAFSDFRERDSTLLERRMMKRDTYPPSGSSAATPRERRRFVYDGDEMPHCSIHKNRRINLSSASLKDLSSSTLYGFPAAPRPTACDNYFEEFKEVPQSANTLSGLRSASIFQSQASVASGRFLDTSAVEPPPSREEEMVTFGAGARTVIEDKPPRHDRAVGTDPYRRTTPV; via the exons ATGTGGGGCGGCGGCGCGCAATGCGTGCATGCGTCGCTCCCGCGTGGAGCCCGCGCGCAGCCAGCTCCTACGCTCAGCGGTGCCATCGCTAGCCGCCGCCCTCCCAG ACCCACGCCTCCATCGCCGACGCTAGTAGCACAGATCGATTCATCGGTAGCTTGTCTATGGCTACTGACTCCTCTGTCTGCTGGGACCGCAGTCATAGCTATCATCGTAGCAGTAACGACAAATAACTGGCTACACACACAAGAAAACATGCTGAATCCAGCTTTTAATGGCACAGGCAAACACGAGCTCGTTGCGAAACACACAGTTTCTGGACTTTGGCGTATTTGTCATACAGAtc ctGGCAGCACAGAATTTCGATGTCTGGATATTCCATACTTCCCACTATCTCAATATGCACCGGATTTGAGTGACTCGACTAACGCAATACCAT ATGTAGTAACTCGGTCTGCAGTACCCTTGTTACTGGCGGTTTTTACACAGGCCGTGGGAGGATTGTGTTGCGTGCTCGGGCATTGCGTAAAAGGGAGAAGACTTTGTACATTTATCGCTGGCGtcctttttattatatctg GTCTCATAATGTTGACTGGAATCGTCATGTACATATCCGTATTTAAATCACAAGTGGGCCACAAACTGCGTTACATGACATTCTTTGATACGCCTCGGATGTCATACAGTTACGGTTACTCGTTTGGACTGTACCTAAGTGGCTTCGTTGCAGCGGAGCTAGCTGGTACCTCGgctatatttctttttttacaatGGTACCAAAAAGATTGGATCACAGAATTGACAGAGAAGGCAAAAGCCGATTGCCGAGCTTGGGATCGAGAGTATGCCTTTTCTGACTTTAGAGAAAGGGATTCAACTCTGTTAGAGAGGCGCATGATGAAAAGAGACACTTATCCTCCATCCGGATCATCGGCGGCTACGCCACGTGAACGGCGGCGCTTTGTTTACGATGGCGATGAAATGCCACATTgttcaatacataaaaatagacGAATAAATTTAAGTTCAGCGTCTCTTAAAGACTTATCGTCGTCTACTCTTTATGGATTTCCAGCAGCGCCACGACCGACAGCATGTGACAATTACTTCGAGGAATTCAAAGAGGTCCCACAAAGTGCAAATACATTAAGTGGTCTAAGGAGTGCTTCAATATTTCAATCGCAAGCCTCAGTTGCGAGTGGCAGATTTTTGGATACTTCAGCAGTTGAGCCTCCACCGTCTCGTGAAGAGGAAATGGTAACATTTGGTGCTGGGGCAAGAACAGTCATTGAAGACAAACCACCTCGCCATGACCGAGCTGTAGGCACCGATCCCTATAGACGGACGACGCCAGTCTGA